In the Streptomyces cinnamoneus genome, GGAGCCGAGGAGCGCCATCGGGCGACGACCGCCTCAGGCCTCGTCGGCCGGCGGCTCGTACACGCGCCGCACGCTGGAGCCGAGGCGGGCGACGTCCGCACCGTAGATGTGGAGGGAGATCGCGGTGGACGAACAGGCGTTGCGCACCAGGTGGATGTCGCCGGGCGGGGCGAAGCCGCAGACGTCGCCCACGCGGTTGACCACCGTTTCGGTCGCGACGAGCCGGGTGCCGTCGCCGTCGGGGACCAGGCGGTAGCGGCGCTCGCTCTCGGTGCCCTCGTAGACGCCCGTGACGCACCACGAGACGTGGTCGTGGATGGTGGTCCGCTGCCCGGGCAGCCAGACGAGCGCGACGACCGAGAAGCTGCCGTCGTCCTCCACGTGGAGGATGTGCTGGCGGTAGTGGTCGGGGTCGCCCTCGCGCTGTCCGGCGGTGAGGAGACCGGGGTCGTGGAGGTGCGCCGCGAGGCACCGGCTGACCAGGGACGCCGTCTCGCCGGCCGGCAGGCCGCGGCCTACGGCCTCCCGGACGTCGCCGACCAGCAGGTCGAGGCGTGCGGTCGTCGGGGGTGCGGTAGGTGTGGTCATATACGCAGCGTCGGATGATTCATCCATCACGTCCAACGACAGTTCTTTGCCGGGGGCCAAACATCGGCTTATGGGTCGCTGGTACGCGGCCCCTGACGCGGGGTCAGCAGCCGACGCGCCGTGCGGCGACCGCCTTCAGCTCGTCGAGCACGAGCGCGGTGGCGGGGATCTTGAGGTGCTCGCGCAGGACGTACGCGGAGACCTGGCGGCGGGAGGCGGGGTCCAGGGCCCGGCCGGTGATCTTGTCGTGCCGCAGGAAGGACAGCACGAGCCCGGGCATCATCGCGACGCCGAGCCCCTCGGCGACGAGCGACTGCACGACGAGGTTGTCGTCGGTGGTGAACGCGATGTCGGGGGCGAAGCCCTGCTCGGCGCACTCGTGCAGGAAGTTGGTGCGGCAGCGCAGACAGCCGGCGATCCAGCGTTCCTCCGCGAGGTCCGAGAGTTTGACGGCCCGTCGGCGCGCGAGGGGGTGACCCAGGGGCAGGACGACCGTCAGCTGGTCCTCGAGGAGCGGTATTTCCGCCAGTTCCTCGGGGATCTGCTCGTGCAGGCCGGGGTAGGTGAAGGCGAGGGTGATGTCGCACTCGCCCCGCACGACCCGGCCGAGCGAGTCCGGCGGTTCGCCTTCCAGCAGCTCCACCCGTACGCCCGGGTGGTCGGCGGCGAGGCGGGCCAGCGCCTCGGGTATGAGGGTGGCGCCGGCGCTGGGGAACGCGCACACCCGCACCCGGCCCGCGCGCAGCCGGGTGAGCGACGTCATCTGCTGCCGGGCGGCGGCGAGGCTGTCGAGGATCACCTCGGCGTGCCGGGCGAGGGCCTCGCCGGCCTCGGTCAGCCGCATGCGGCGGCCGACACGGGTGAAGAGCGGGGTGCCGACGGACCGTTCGAGGGCCTTCATCTGCTGGGTGATCGCGGGCTGGGTGTAGCCGAGCGCCCGCGCGGCAGCCGAGTACGACCCCGCGGTGACCACCGCGTGGAACGTCTTGATGTGCCGCGAGTCGAACACTCCGGAATCATAAGCGGAATTTGGGATGAGGCCCGTGGTGGGGTGCGGGTTGCTTTTGGACAAAGGCCCATATCCGGCATCTTCTTACTCATGCCTCACTACACGTCGTACGACGCGGTGGACCTGCACTACCGGGTGCTGGGCCCGGGCACCGGCACCCCCGTGGTCTGCCTCGCGGGCGGACCGGGCCGGGACGCCGCCTACCTCGGTGACCTGGGCGGGCTCGACGCGCACCACACGCTGGTCGTCCCCGACAGCCGCGGCACGGGGGCGTCGCCCCCGGCGCCGGACCCGGCGCGCTACGCCTTCCCGGCGCTGGCCGAGGACGTCGAGGCGCTCCGCCGCCACCTGGGGGTGGAGCGCCTCGCCCTGCTCGCCCACGACGCGGCGTGTGCGACGGCGCAGGCCTACGCGGCGGCGCACGGAGACCGCCTGTCCCGTCTGGTGCTGGTCACGCCGGGCTCACGGCTCCAAGGCGAACTCCCCACGGACGCGGAGGAGATCTTCGAGTCGCGGGCCGCGGAGGACTGGTGGGTCGACGCGTACGTGGCCGTGCACTCGCTGCCAAACGCCACCGGCCTCGACGAGGTCCGCGACCTCCTGCGCCGTGCGGCCCCCCTGGCCTACGCCCGTTGGGACGCCCCTCAGCGCGCCCACGCCGCCACCGAACCGGACCAGCTCGGCCCGGTCCCCCGCGCGGGCTTCTGGCAGGGCGTGGACGAGGCGACGCGCCGGGCGCTGCTGCGGCGCCTGCGGGAGGTCGCGTGCCCGGTGCTGGTGGTGACGGGCGACCGTGACGCGGTGTCCGGCATGCGCGCGGGCGAGGCGGTCGCGGCGTCCTTCCCGCACGCGGTGCTGCGTCCGCTGCACGAGGTCGGCCACTACCCGTGGGTGGACGAGCCGGAGCTGTTCCGTCCGCTCGTGACGGAGTTCCTGCGGGAGACGCCCGACGGCTCGTGAACCAGGCATGTCAGTCCCGTGTCAGGGGCCGGAGCCCCGTTGAACCCCTGACGCCGGGCGCCTAAGGTCGGGAGCACCGGATGGACGACACGGCCGTGTGCCCGAATGGCTTAGGGGCTCGCCTGCAAAGCGAGTTACGCGGGTTCGATTCCCGCCACGGCCTCCAGAACTCAGAGCAGCCCCAGGTCCCTGAGCTCCTTGTGCAGGTCGGCGCGGGGGGACTCGCCGCGGGCGGCGGGAACGGCCAGGCCCTTGGAGCCGGACGGGCCTTGGGATTCCTCGGGGCCCTTGCCACCGCGGGGCTTCGCCTTCTCCACCCGGTCGCGGAAGACCCAGGCCCCGGCCACGCCGCCGACGAACCCGCCGAGGTGCCCGAGCCAGCTGATGCCGGGCGTGCCGGGGACGACCCCGGTGAAGGTGTAGGCGAAGGAGGCGGCCATCACGACACCGACGAGGCTGTCGACGAGGTGCCGGTCGAAGAACCCGCGCACCACCACGTACCCGAAGTAGCCGAAGACCAGCCCGCTGGCCCCGACCGTCCCCACGTCCGCGCGCTCGAAGAACCAGATGGCGAGTCCGCTGGTGAGGGCCACCAGCGCGGTCAGCCCGAAGAACCGCGCCACTCCGCGGTACGCGGCGAGGAAGCCGAAGATGAACAGCGGACCGGAGTTGCTCTCGATGTGCGCCCAGTTGAGGTGGAGGAGGGGTGCGGTGACGAGTGCGGGCAGCGTCTCGACGTCGCCGGAGACCAGCGCGTGCTCCCTGACGAGGGAGTAGTCGCACCCCCAGTTGACCAGCTGCACCGCCCAGAGGGCCGCCAGGAAGCCGCACATGACGAAGCACGCCTTGCGCGCCTCGGCGATCATCTGCTCAGGACTGCTCATCTCGCTCATTTCCGTTCCACCCGTTACGGCGGCCCACTCTACGTACGTGAGTGCGGCTACTCAGCCCGGATGAGCACCCGCCCCCTGACGACGCCCCGGGCCAGTCGGGTGGGATCGCCTCATGGAGAAGAACCCGCCCCCCGTGAGCCGCCGAGCGGCCGTCCGGCCCTGGCTGATCTGCCTGACCGCCCTCGCGGCCGTCTGGTGGGCGTGCGTGGCCGTGTCCGACTACTTCACCGCCGTCGCGGGCGGCCCCGTCCGGTCAGCGGAGGACTTCCGCAAGCGCGACATCGCGACCCGGCAGGCCGGCGACCGGACGGTCCGCGCGCTACGGCCGGGGGCGGGGAAGCCCGAATGGGCGAGGGCAGACGACGGCAGCACCTCGTGCGTGGACGACCTCGGCTTCGACGACGGCGACGTGACCCGCAAGCAGCCCGGGTACGTATGGCGGCTGTCCTACTCCGGCAAGGACGCCTACATGACGGACCTGGGCAAGCTCCGCGAAGCCTGGGAGGACCGCGGCCTGAAGGTGCAGGACCTGCCCCCGCCGGAACAGCTCAACCCCGCCCGCCCCCTCCCGGACTGGCCGGGCATCCGGACCACCGACGAGCACGGCGTCGCGATCCGCATGAACCTGAACCGCTACACCGGCGAACCGAACGTCACGACGGACGGCGGCTGCGTCCGCTACGACCGCGCCGCCAAGGTCACGGCCCGCACCCGCGAGGGCGCAGCGGGCGGCCACACCGCCAAGGAAGGCCGAGTCGTCTACAGGGACGGCACGGAGGTCACCATAGGCGCGGTCCAGCCCTTCACCCCGACCCCGGAGATGCTCCCCCCGTCCACCCCCACCCCCGCGCACGCCTATCGCGTGACGGTGACGGTGACCAACAAGAGCGGCGCCGCACTGGAACTACGCCGCTACGAAACGGGAGCCTGGGCCCGCACGAACCCGGACCTGACGGAGCTCTCCGCCTACACGACGGGCTTCGACACGACGAGCCCCACGAGAGTGGCGCCCGGCGAGACGACCCACTTCGAGTTCGCGTACGCCGCGCAGGAGAAGCCGCCACACCTGGACTTCGCCTTCGGCCCGGGCGACCTGCACACGCCGTACACGTGGCGGCTTGCGGTGCGGTAGGGATTTCCCTCCCCTGCTCATGAACGGCGGCGGCGGACGATGATGAAGGGAATGGCGATGACCGCACAGACAAGCACGGATGTCCCGACCACCAGAGCCGCACCTTTCGAACCACTGATTCCATCACCACCATCGTCCGCCGAGTCAGGCCCCGTCTTTTGCCCGTCCCGGCCCGAGGGTGTCTGCGGAGAGGGCGAATGGTCCGGCTTCTCAGAGAGCGGGCTCACGTCAGGCGGGCCCGGGTCGCCGGGATTCTGGAGGGCGACGCGGGGCCGGACGACGCCATAGCCGATGGTGTCGCTGCGCCTTCCCCCGCTCTTGGGGCCGCCTGCGGTGTTGATGAGGACGCGGAGCACCTGGTTGGCCGTCCAGTCGGGATGCGCGGACCAGAGGAGGGCAGCGGAGGCGGAGGCGAGGGCGGCGGCGTCGCTGGTGCCGTGGCTTGTGCAGATGTCTCGGCCGTTTGCGCACACGGCCGTCATGTCCTCCCCCGGTGCGGCAAGGTCCACCTGTGGGCCTCGCTGGGATTCCTTGGTCGCCGTGATCGTCTTGTCGACAGCTGCCACCCCGATGACACCGGGCAGGGCCGCAGGGTATTGCACGGCGTTACCCGCGTCCCCGCTGTTCCCCACTGCGGCAAACACCAGCTTCCCCCTGGCGGTTGCCTCGTGGACAGCATCAGCAAGGGGTCTCGTCAAGACATCCTGCCCCATGGAAATGTTGATGACCTTTGCTTCAGTGCCAGCCGCGTACCGAATGGCTGACGCGAGCGCTGCACCAAATTTCTCCGCGCCCTCCGCCGCGTTGCTTGCGTCGGTACCGTCCGACACCCGCAGCGGAATGATTCTGGCCCCGGGTGCCAGACCGCGCGTCCCCAGTCCCGAAAGACTCTTCCCGGTCCCGGCAATGAACTCAGCGACACGTGTGCCGTGATTGTGGGGATCACTTTCCGCGCCACCCACGTGCCCCGAGAAATCTTTCCCTTGAAGCACCCGCCCACGCAGGTCGGGGACGGACGACTCAACCCCTGTGTCGATCACGGCAACTGTGACCCCCGCCCCCGTGCTCTGCTTCCACATTTCTTCCGCATGCATTGCGTCGAGGTACCACTGCCGGGCTCGAACCCCGTCACCCTGCGCTGGCACAACCTGCGCCACGACAATCAGTGGAGCGACCGTGGCGATCAACACGCTTCGCCGGGCCGTCGTCCCAGCCCTGTCCTTGCTACGCGTGCAGGCCCCTGCTCTCTGCTCCGACATCAGTCGATCACTGGCGGCACCACCTGGAGCCCGCCTTGCGTCCAGGTCTCATCGCCCTCGACCACATAGCCCGGGCGGCCGGTTCCTTCGCGCTCCGGCTGCACCGCAGGCGTCGCGGAGCGGGAAGTCATCGTTCCCTGGGCGCCCCCGCCCCCCTGCGCCTGGGGCTCGTTCGGCCTGGCGCCTCGGTTCCGTAGAAGACCTGACCCACCAGGCGTGAAGGCCCGGGAGCCGGCTTTCCCCACACCGGCCGCAGGACGCCCCCCAGCGGTCCAACCAGGCTCGTGGGCGACACGTCGCTGCCCAGCCGCGCCCGGCTGGTTGGCGGGTACACCGGGCCCACCGGCGTAACCGCCGCCATGTCCCATAGCCGCGCGGGCCTGGCCCTGGCCACCACCCTGCCCGGGTTCTGCACCGATGACAGTGCCTCGGGGAACCCTTGCCTGTGGCAGACCCGTCTCTCGGGGAACCGGCCGTCCGCCAATGATGCCTTCATTGGGGAAGACCGGCGAAGAAACGCCGACTCGCCCTCCCACCATGCCTCGACCAGGGGTACTTGCGACACTCCGGTCGGGAAGGCGCGAGGCACTCCCCGAGCGTCCGGTTGTGGCCCCTTCTCCGCCTGGCAGACCCTTCGCCTGGAGGACCGGCATCACCGGGGGAATGCCCGGCGGCGGGAGCAGTGGAAGTCCAGTCGGAGCATCGCTCGGCTGGGCCTGCGCGGTACCGATCCCTTGCATGAGCGTGGGGCTCTGGGCCAGTGACACGCCACCGTCGACCTGAGTAGTGCCCGGATGCTGAATCGACGCTGGTGCCACGCTCGGGCTGAACTGCACATCGGCAGGCTGGTGCCTCAGTGACCCACTGCCCTCGGGGGCAGCCAGAGCCGCCATCCCTGGGCGGCCCGAGGCAGCATCGGCGGCATCGTCGGGGCCGCCGCCTGGCTCAACACGCACATCGTCGAGGTCCTTTACAGACGGCGGCATCATCCGCGCATCGATCGGCGGAAACGTAGGCCGCTCCGTCACCGAGATGTTGTGCGCCGACCACGCATACGACTGCGCCAGCTTCCGCATCAGCTGTGCCGCCTCCGCCTGGTCCGCGTCGAGGCGTTTCTGGGCGTCGTAGGCCTGCTGTTGGGACGGGCCCTGTTGTTTGAGGCCGGCGGTCTGGTCCGTGACCAGGGGGGAGGGGACGGAGCCCAGCTGATTCGGGTTGTTGTGGAGGTACGAGTCCAGCGTGGCGCGGGAAGACGCGGAGACCTCCGGCATGGAGGACTTGACGTCGCTCAACGTCGCGATCGCGTGGCCCATCCACCTGCCGGCCGCTTCGCTGAAGCCGCTCAACCGTAAGGTCGCGTTGGCCATGTCGGCGCCCCACAGGCGGAAGGCGTCCCCGCCCTCGCCCTCCCACTCGACCTCCGCCATGTGGGCCTTGAGGTCCTCGCCGACCTTCTTGATGGCCGCCGCGGCGACGTTGAGCCTGTCGCTCAACGCGCCGGCCT is a window encoding:
- a CDS encoding cysteine dioxygenase family protein — its product is MTTPTAPPTTARLDLLVGDVREAVGRGLPAGETASLVSRCLAAHLHDPGLLTAGQREGDPDHYRQHILHVEDDGSFSVVALVWLPGQRTTIHDHVSWCVTGVYEGTESERRYRLVPDGDGTRLVATETVVNRVGDVCGFAPPGDIHLVRNACSSTAISLHIYGADVARLGSSVRRVYEPPADEA
- a CDS encoding LysR family transcriptional regulator codes for the protein MFDSRHIKTFHAVVTAGSYSAAARALGYTQPAITQQMKALERSVGTPLFTRVGRRMRLTEAGEALARHAEVILDSLAAARQQMTSLTRLRAGRVRVCAFPSAGATLIPEALARLAADHPGVRVELLEGEPPDSLGRVVRGECDITLAFTYPGLHEQIPEELAEIPLLEDQLTVVLPLGHPLARRRAVKLSDLAEERWIAGCLRCRTNFLHECAEQGFAPDIAFTTDDNLVVQSLVAEGLGVAMMPGLVLSFLRHDKITGRALDPASRRQVSAYVLREHLKIPATALVLDELKAVAARRVGC
- a CDS encoding alpha/beta fold hydrolase — protein: MPHYTSYDAVDLHYRVLGPGTGTPVVCLAGGPGRDAAYLGDLGGLDAHHTLVVPDSRGTGASPPAPDPARYAFPALAEDVEALRRHLGVERLALLAHDAACATAQAYAAAHGDRLSRLVLVTPGSRLQGELPTDAEEIFESRAAEDWWVDAYVAVHSLPNATGLDEVRDLLRRAAPLAYARWDAPQRAHAATEPDQLGPVPRAGFWQGVDEATRRALLRRLREVACPVLVVTGDRDAVSGMRAGEAVAASFPHAVLRPLHEVGHYPWVDEPELFRPLVTEFLRETPDGS
- a CDS encoding rhomboid family intramembrane serine protease; the encoded protein is MSSPEQMIAEARKACFVMCGFLAALWAVQLVNWGCDYSLVREHALVSGDVETLPALVTAPLLHLNWAHIESNSGPLFIFGFLAAYRGVARFFGLTALVALTSGLAIWFFERADVGTVGASGLVFGYFGYVVVRGFFDRHLVDSLVGVVMAASFAYTFTGVVPGTPGISWLGHLGGFVGGVAGAWVFRDRVEKAKPRGGKGPEESQGPSGSKGLAVPAARGESPRADLHKELRDLGLL
- the mycP gene encoding type VII secretion-associated serine protease mycosin; amino-acid sequence: MAQVVPAQGDGVRARQWYLDAMHAEEMWKQSTGAGVTVAVIDTGVESSVPDLRGRVLQGKDFSGHVGGAESDPHNHGTRVAEFIAGTGKSLSGLGTRGLAPGARIIPLRVSDGTDASNAAEGAEKFGAALASAIRYAAGTEAKVINISMGQDVLTRPLADAVHEATARGKLVFAAVGNSGDAGNAVQYPAALPGVIGVAAVDKTITATKESQRGPQVDLAAPGEDMTAVCANGRDICTSHGTSDAAALASASAALLWSAHPDWTANQVLRVLINTAGGPKSGGRRSDTIGYGVVRPRVALQNPGDPGPPDVSPLSEKPDHSPSPQTPSGRDGQKTGPDSADDGGDGISGSKGAALVVGTSVLVCAVIAIPFIIVRRRRS